A genomic stretch from Oscarella lobularis chromosome 11, ooOscLobu1.1, whole genome shotgun sequence includes:
- the LOC136193448 gene encoding uncharacterized protein, producing MGADNLSLASTRSRSSSRARGGGSRASSIASATSSRRKKVTWADHPELTKGVDENRFIGALEGPELDHIKGTRHFLVEDGEDKKWPFLLRFKNVIFGVSLGLAAQAVMWKYLTHIDVMKPYKIPAFVNETFWIVALLALLISFFIYSLKIIFWRGGVYREFLHPVRVNFFFAPFVVSLLLMLAIPQRFIIIPSNFNQSTTMSIAGNNSSIVYDNLPDPWNMDYTYMKVLFFVIMAPYFFLDLYLYGAWMYSRKRSLRSGNPTYQLAVIGNFFGANVASRVGEREVSLMLLAIGTVFYLLVFISIYQAISRDNVHHLTIPNLVDFDEEEEEEETAASGSESEKEESEEKKKTEEDVEVTAKKEDDGDGDGNMSDKHHSQLIAVPNQEHHHHHHNHHRNPHHGHHGHHGHHHHIEHDHHGDSHNRSHHHHHHHHGSRYHHRDHHNHSHHHHHHHRKSRCHGCNNDVDYYSETDTESSDENRHHHRHHHRHSSRHRRVRRRARDSHHKRRGSRSDVHSKVETTAETEEKEDDEKPRLSLERIKDDSEKALSALFNDGNVDLTADVFQSDDDDDQSANGILNQQALPERFLQTSSKDNHESGGSRIKQYIKSFSVDDCYLCERQYSLPPPLPPPLETDFCIDCEKNLKEDAATPAASPATSPKQRSPTKTYRPSSLAINQEVKIPTFRANLKPAVKPSPNLKRRPPPLMLRTQSCDARLLLSRSAALLSPVATPRSIATSQANSGVGDGTAIRVLLHSSPVFSRRAAAAAAAATTKISPLTPVLARRSRTMSTSSDALNAGTKTQTSTTNLATDRSSDEKDDKKPSEKAEGLERQQSTLVLYPPHHDRTEGENDEDHDGKFPNLHPSMHPVLFVFVAPPAAAALALSQYYGRNGMGAEVSDLSKACFFIALFLFLSIIRHLMLFVKDTPYSLSYWAYTFPIATLATSAINYSNSLSDVLAAQWLAFGIVAIATILILIVAGLTIYQVVAGRGVFPNDDVVGVCINTLANGGGGGSSGGRSDTASVYSSVSGSELGNSCSDSDSTLMGEEGHKKDRQGNDALPSLKKRRRRKRRENSAASDPAPVPADTVIEMEPPFLQGNHGNIALKLALSETSL from the exons ATGGGAGCCGACAATCTttctctcgcgtcgacgcgcagtCGTTCGAGTAGTCGCGCTCGCGGAGGCGGCAGTCGCGCGTCGTCAatcgcttcggcgacgtcgtctcgacgaaaaaaagtgacgtgGGCCGATCATCCGGAACTGACGaaaggcgtcgacgaaaatcgcttTATTGGCGCTCTCGAAGGCCCCGAATTGGATCACATCAAAGGAACGCGacattttctcgtcgaagacggcgaagacaAAAAGTGgccctttcttcttcgcttcaaaaacgtcattttcgGCGTTTCGCTCGGTCTCGCCGCTCAGGCGGTCATGTGGAAATATCTCACTCATATTGACGTTATGAAACCGTACAAAATACCGGCGTTCGTCAACGAGACATTCTGGATTGTCGCTCTCCTTGCTCTCCTcatctctttcttcatctaTTCGCTCAAAATCATTTTCTGGCGCGGCGGCGTTTACAGGGAATTTCTCCATCCGGTTcgcgtcaattttttctttgctcccttcgtcgtttcgcttctgCTCATGCTCGCAATTCCGCAACGATTCATCATCATACCGTCAAATTTTAATCAG TCTACGACTATGAGCATTGCTGGAAATAACAGTAGTATTGTCTATGATAATCTCCCAGATCCCTGGAACATGGACTAT acTTACATGAAAGTCTTGTTTTTCGTTATCATGGCAccgtatttttttctcgattTATACCTGTACGGCGCTTGGATGTACAGTCGAAAGAGAAGTCTTCGCTCCGGGAATCCCACCTATCAATTGGCTGTTATTGGGAATTTTTTCGGGGCCAATGTCGCGTCGCGTGTCGGGGAACGCGAAGTCTCGCTCATGCTTCTCGCCATTGGAACCGTTTTCTATTTACTCGTTTTTATTTCGATCTATCAGGCCATTTCACGAGACAACGTGCATCATTTGACAATTCCAAATTTGGTGGAttttgacgaagaagaagaagaagaagaaacggcggcgagcgGAAGCGAATCGGAAAAGGAGGAGagcgaggagaagaagaaaacggaagAGGACGTGGAAgtgacggcgaaaaaggaagatGATGGTGATGGAGACGGAAATATGAGCGACAAACATCATTCGCAGCTTATCGCCGTCCCAAATCAAGAacaccatcatcatcatcacaaTCATCATCGTAATCCTCACCATGGACACCATGGACACCATGGACATCATCATCACATTGAGCATGATCACCATGGAGATTCTCATAATCGaagtcatcatcatcatcatcatcatcacggAAGCCGGTATCACCACCGCGATCATCATAATCATtcacatcatcatcatcatcatcatcgcaAAAGTCGGTGTCATGGGTGCaataatgacgtcgattATTATTCAGAAACGGACACGGAGAGTAGCGATGaaaatcgtcatcatcatcgtcatcatcatcgtcattctTCTCGTCATCGGCGTGTTCGGCGTAGAGCTCGCGATTCGCATCACAAACGGAGAGGTAGTCGTTCTGACGTTCATAGCAAAGTagaaacgacggcggaaaccgaagaaaaagaagacgacgaaaagccAAGATTGTCTTTAGAACGAATCAAAGACGATTCGGAAAAGGCGCTCAGTGCACTCTTCAACGATGGCAATGTTGATCTCACAGCCGACGtttttcaaagcgacgacgacgacgaccaatCAGCAAACGGCATTCTCAACCAACAGGCTCTTCCTGAGCGCTTTTTACAGACGTCTTCGAAAGACAATCACGAAAGCGGTGGTAGCAGAATCAAGCAATATATCAAAAGCTTCAGCGTAGACGACTGCTATTTGTGCGAACGACAATACAGCTTACCACCGCCGCTACCGCCGCCACTAGAAACAGATTTTTGCATTGACTGCGAGAAGAATCTCAAGGAAGACGCAGCTACACCCGCCGCATCTCCAGCGACGAGCCCTAAGCAACGATCTCCGACGAAGACTTATCGACCGTCGAGCCTGGCTATCAATCAAGAAGTCAAAATTCCGACGTTTCGAGCGAACTTAAAGCCAGCGGTGAAACCGTCACCTAACTTGAAAAGACGCCCGCCTCCTCTCATGCTTCGCACGCAGAGTTGCGACGCACGTCTGCTCCTCTCTCGATCtgccgctcttctttcgcctGTCGCGACTCCGAGGTCTATAGCCACTAGTCAAGCAAACAGCGGCGTTGGCGACGGCACCGCCATTCGAGTTCTTCTTCATTCGTCGCCTGTTTTCAGTCGTCGCGctgcagccgccgccgccgccgccaccaccaaGATTTCGCCGTTAACTCCCGTTCttgcgagacgatcgagaacGATGAGCACCAGTTCCGACGCATTGAACGCCGGAACAAAAACccaaacgtcgacgacgaatttagCTACAGATCGCagcagcgacgaaaaagacgacaagaAGCCGTCGGAGAAGGCGGAAGGCTTGGAACGACAACAATCAACTCTCGTCCTTTATCCGCCTCATCACGATCGAAccgaaggagaaaacgatgaagaTCACGACGGAAAATTTCCCAATCTTCATCCGTCTATGCATCCCGTTCTGTTCGTGTTTGTCGCACCGCCGGCTGCGGCGGCCCTCGCCTTGTCTCAGTATTACGGAAGGAACGGAATGGGGGCCGAGGTGAGCGATCTATCGAAAGCGTGCTTCTTCATTGCTCTTTTCCTATTTCTTTCCATCATTCGTCATTTGATGCTATTCGTTAAAGATACGCCGTATTCCCTCAGTTATTGGGCCTATACGTTTCCCATAGCCACTCTCGCTACCAGTGCAATTAACTACTCCAACTCTCTGTCAGACGTTCTAGCTGCACAATGGCTAGCATTTGGAATCGTCGCCATCGCCACCATTCTAATTCTAATCGTCGCCGGATTAACAATTTATCAAGTTGTGGCCGGTCGAGGCGTATTTcccaatgacgacgtcgttggcgTGTGCATAAATACGCTCGCCaacggcggtggcggcggaagtAGCGGCGGGAGAAGTGATACAGCATCCGTTTATTCGTCCGTTTCTGGTAGCGAATTGGGTAACAGCTGCAGTGACTCAGATTCCACTTTGATGGGCGAAGAAGGTCATAAAAAAGATCGCCAAGGCAACGACGCTTTACCGTCATTGAAAAAgcggaggagaaggaagcgGAGAGAAAATAGTGCAGCTTCTGATCCTGCTCCTGTTCCTGCTGATACTGTGATTGAGATGGAACCACCGTTTCTGCAAGGAAACCATGGCAATATAGCTCTCAAGTTAGCTTTGTCAGAAACTTCGTTGTGA
- the LOC136193449 gene encoding uncharacterized protein — protein sequence MAAEKASKPATFARMLSWEFSRPSVIAPSKSRRRSSAAEKEEEEEESENSNSSSEYYTAEESPTSDDNSITPTAATAVPLPPSEQKRRRRPSKRQRRRHRLERREFLAPFAEGFDDDATEAVRDALDEDLTTTRTRRVVPTLAEICIRAVWGGPSIRREKNLDDEIRKKPFFMDRMKLERRAHQSIASVQIKWLHKNLASIQSVNYSYNKSGDKSKRKGNDDKPLGYCDRFLLDSFDSDGYGGLYTPLPHPDPASNEEESLATMAHVLDLMLGPNTSLANIERLRSALKARYPKLTCNDFDDALPYVWWARGNVTAAAEAFIQRSNAIKEKSVTLCGYYLNEVGRLYTIFGDRQKSAKFFRLASEAVPIFSYQKLNDVSMPDLRDAVSMSSLALSAAAWDCGVLDEPCAVQAAEWWKTVLLSPSIPSLVTQEAFLSRLAVHAGKFADRSKGKESSSSSSSSSLDWLRECADFLQGFVEKSPQLYHYLALTYALRGMPVESKRFHKQYIERHSSFLTWDNGLPGTHRGMEDGTWISNLRNPWQPVITLLEHLDGSPLPILKLKWRTRLTNPMTRLRLPKYGPGNFSPKPLSFQVDSNGYLSIGLVNDFPPLRGLLLDLHTGALSFPYVPHVTNEWFTFQDFSTDSEGGAILPVPFVVFERNGKRVEFLQACSHSRNKHHWDKSENSLSILFMTDLATRRRMKVDLRTIIRKKLKEAFLEKATTEFKGDRLLLEEKKSRIEKMFEQGLASTWQEIAAKKEEHLKKVNGFHLHMKSFVSYGEATVALMFSALHLNARRRPVLDLVVIVNCQTAHTFKEPKVYFCLDSDCFEWFYPKNPDNAHPEMKYIAIKKGKVAGNPEKATYHLVDENGCFVHETPLPFCFLWGIYLGSVIESKRIRLSFPNSEAELDVIKESAFDIMGISATELTSSALFILATDGLFVVDPTSLHLFNEEGERPLIEGSFHKMKIMECKGKYVAIALDYFIVLLEIKKTVVSVLCKVELPSCPSEVCLLPGSAGFLITSGLFDESDEVFDEQLFWFNLSGSLKGVLPILGKGPHSFFPLYVKQKDEERSPPRAILNVYFYDGRGGVCCMSLDDM from the exons ATGGCGGCAGAGAAGGCGTCGAAGCCGGCGACATTTGCTCGCATGCTCTCGTGGGAGTTCTCAAGACCGTCTGTTATTGCACCTTCGAAAAGCAGAAGACGATCGtctgcagcagaaaaagaagaagaggaggaggaatcCGAAAACTCGAACTCATCATCGGAATATTACACAGCCGAAGAAtcgccgacgtcggacgACAACTCAATAACGCCCACAGCAGCTACAGCCGTTCCATTACCGCCGTCAGAGCAaaaacgccgacgtcgtccatCGAAACGTCAGCgaagacgtcatcgattGGAAAGACGCGAATTTCTCGCTCCATTCGCCGAaggattcgacgacgacgcgaccgaAGCGGTGCGCGACGCACTCGACGAAGatctgacgacgacaagaacgCGTCGAGTCGTGCCAACATTGGCCGAAATTTGCATTCGAGCCGTTTGGGGCGGTCCGTCCATTCGCCgagagaaaaatctcgaTGACGAAATTC GTAAGAAGCCGTTTTTTATGGATCGAATGAAGTTGGAAAGGCGTGCTCATCAGTCGATTGCTTCGGTGCAGATCAAATGGCTACATAAAAATTTAGCTTCGATACAATCTGTCAATTATAGTTATAATAAATCAG GTGACAAGAGCAAAAGAAAGGGCAATGATGATAAGCCCTTGGGCTATTGtgatcgctttcttttggaCAGTTTTGATAGCGACGGATACGGAGGTCTCTATACGCCCTTACCTCATCCTGATCCAGCATCAAATGAGGAGGAGAGTCTTGCTACAATGGCACACGTGCTCGATCTCATGCTTGGCCCCAATACAAGTTTGGCAAATATTGAACGCTTGAGATCTGCCTTAAAAGCGAG ATATCCTAAATTGACGTGTAATGATTTCGATGATGCACTTCCGTACGTGTGGTGGGCGCGAGGAAACGTCACAGCCGCCGCGGAGGCATTCATACAGCGTTCCAACGccataaaagaaaaatcag TCACTCTTTGCGGATATTATCTAAATGAAGTTGGCCGTCTCTATACAATATTCGGAGACAGACAAAAGAGCGCCAAGTTCTTTCGATTGGCTAGCGAAGCCGTTCCCATTTTCAGCTATCAAAAGCTTAACGATGTCTCCATGCCAGACTTAAGAGACGCA GTGTCAATGTCTAGTCTGGCTCTTTCAGCTGCAGCGTGGGATTGCGG GGTGTTGGACGAACCGTGTGCTGTCCAAGCGGCAGAATGGTGGAAAACCGTTCTTCTTTCGCCATCCATTCCATCGCTTGTCACTCAAGAggcttttctctctcgtctCGCCGTTCACGCCGGAAAATTTGCTGACAGATCGAAAG gaaaagaaagctcttcttcttcttcttcttcttctcttgattGGCTTAGGGAGTGTGCGGATTTTCTCCAAGGTTTTGTTGAAAAGTCACCCCAATTGTATCATTACTTGGCACTCACCTATGCCCTTCGTGGAAtgcctgtagaatcaaaaaGGTTTCATAAGCAATACATTGAAAG ACATTCGAGCTTTTTGACGTGGGATAACGGTTTGCCGGGAACTCATCGCGGCATGGAAGATGGCACTTGGATCAGCAATCTTAGAAATCCTTGGCAACCTGTTATCACTCTTCTAGAACACTTGGATGGCTCTCCACTCCCAATACTCAAACTGAAATGGAGAACTAGGCTCACTAATCCAATGACACGTCTAAG ACTTCCAAAATATGGACCCGGAAATTTTTCTCCAAAACCGCTTTCGTTCCAAGTTGACTCGAATGGATATCTATCTATTGGATTAGTAAACGACTTTCCGCCGTTACGAGGTCTTCTACTCGACCTCCACACTGG tgctctctcttttccttaCGTTCCACACGTGACGAACGAGTGGTTTACATTTCAGGATTTTTCTACTG ATTCAGAAGGAGGAGCCATACTTCCAGTTCCCTTTGTTGTCTTTGAACGAAATGGAAAGcgcgtcgaatttcttcaggCTTGCTCCCACTCGCGAAACAAACACCACTGGGATAAATCAGAAAATAGCCTATCAATACTCTTTATGACCGATCTCGCCACACGGCGACGAATGAAGGTCGATCTTCGTACAATAATTcgcaaaaaattgaaagaa GCTTTTCtagagaaagcgacgactgAGTTCAAAGGAGACCGCCTtcttttggaagaaaaaaagtcgcGTATTGAGAAAATGTTTGAGCAAGGATTAGCTAGCACCTGGCAG GAAATTGCAGCAAAGAAGGAGGAACACTTAAAGAAAGTAAACGGATTTCATTTGCATATGAAATCGTTCGTTTCATACGGAGAGGCGACAGTAGCTCTAATGTTTAGCGCTTTGCATTTGAACGCCAGACGTCGTCCTGTACTAGACCTCGTGGTG atAGTCAACTGTCAAACTGCCCATACATTTAAGGAACCAAAAGTCTACTTCTGTCTTGACTCAGACTGTTTTGAGTGGTTCTATCCCAAAAATCCGGATAATGCCCACCCGGAAATGAA ATACATTGCAATAAAGAAGGGAAAGGTGGCGGGAAACCCGGAAAAGGCTACGTATCACTTAGTTGACGAAAACGGTTGCTTCGTACACGAGactcctcttcctttttgctttctttggGGCATTTACCTTGGCAGTGTCatcgaaagcaaaag GATAAGATTGTCATTTCCAAACAGCGAAGCAGAGCTCGACGTCATAAAAGAGTCGGCGTTTGATATTATGGGAATTAGTGCGACagagctgacgtcatcggcgtTATTCATCTTGGCGACAGACGGTCTTTTTGTCGTGGATCCAACGAGTCTTCATCTCTTCAACGAAGAAGGCGAACGTCCTCTGATTGAAGGCTCTTTTCATAAGATGAAAATTATGGAATGCAAAGGCAAATATGTGGCAATTGCACTAGATTACTTCATCGTCCTTTTGGAAATTAAAAA GACGGTTGTTTCCGTGCTTTGCAAAGTTGAACTTCCTAGTTGCCCAAGCGAAGTTTGCCTACTTCCGGGTTCTG CCGGCTTTTTGATTACGTCCGGTCTTTTTGACGAATCGGATGAAGTGTTCGATGAGCAATTATTCTGGTTCAATCTGAGCGGTTCTTTGAAAGGCGTTCTTCCCATTCTCGGCAAAGGTCCTCACTCCTTTTTCCCGCTCTACGTCAAACAGAAGGACGAAGAAAGATCGCCGCCGCGGGCAATTTTGAATGTCTATTTTTACGatggaagaggaggagtCTGTTGCATGTCACTTGACGACATGTGA